A part of Halobacillus shinanisalinarum genomic DNA contains:
- a CDS encoding GNAT family N-acetyltransferase, protein MSDFVIRTFQENDFDVIKSLLEQEGWDNLAGHSQETIQALLNSDLALVALDGNDVIGYLRGLTDGAITLYICEVLVMENYRKLGIGQQLINLAHECYPSTRIEMLATSTSQEYYVNRGFRPFYGLRKSAEESV, encoded by the coding sequence ATGAGTGATTTTGTAATTCGCACGTTTCAGGAGAATGACTTTGATGTGATCAAGTCTTTACTTGAACAAGAAGGATGGGACAATCTAGCTGGACACAGTCAAGAAACGATCCAAGCTTTACTTAATTCAGATCTTGCGTTAGTAGCTTTAGATGGAAACGATGTAATTGGATATCTGCGAGGGCTGACTGACGGTGCGATTACATTATATATTTGTGAGGTCCTAGTTATGGAAAATTATCGCAAGCTAGGAATTGGACAACAATTAATCAATTTGGCACATGAATGTTACCCAAGTACAAGAATTGAGATGCTTGCTACGAGCACTTCTCAAGAATATTATGTCAATCGCGGTTTCCGCCCTTTTTATGGCCTTAGAAAATCAGCAGAGGAAAGCGTATAA
- the msrA gene encoding peptide-methionine (S)-S-oxide reductase MsrA, whose product MSKRIKWFVIAGILVIAGVLVIPEAYSYLTKRNYESEMVSAEDIPDDYKVATFAGGCFWCMEPPFERLKGVKEVVSGYTGGETESPTYEEVSAGGTGHIEAVQVYFDPDVITYEQVLDVFWRQINPTDDGGQFVDRGYQYTTAIFYNSEKQQKLAKQSKQQMADSGRFEGEIVTPISPAEEFYRAEEYHQDYYKKNELRYKFYRGNSGRDDYLEETWGEDRMLDLPKKESQ is encoded by the coding sequence ATGAGCAAGCGAATCAAGTGGTTTGTGATTGCAGGAATCCTAGTCATTGCCGGCGTGCTCGTTATTCCAGAAGCTTATTCGTACTTGACAAAACGAAATTATGAAAGTGAAATGGTCTCAGCAGAGGATATACCAGATGATTATAAAGTAGCGACCTTTGCCGGCGGTTGTTTCTGGTGTATGGAGCCGCCTTTTGAAAGGCTTAAAGGTGTAAAAGAAGTAGTTTCCGGTTACACAGGAGGAGAGACGGAAAGTCCTACTTATGAGGAAGTATCGGCTGGCGGGACAGGGCATATTGAAGCTGTCCAAGTTTACTTTGACCCAGATGTGATTACGTATGAACAGGTGTTGGATGTATTTTGGAGGCAGATTAATCCTACTGATGATGGAGGCCAGTTTGTTGACCGAGGCTATCAATATACGACTGCGATTTTTTACAACTCTGAAAAGCAGCAAAAGCTAGCAAAGCAGTCTAAACAACAGATGGCTGATTCAGGACGTTTTGAAGGAGAAATCGTTACACCTATCAGCCCTGCAGAAGAATTTTATCGGGCAGAGGAATATCACCAGGATTATTATAAGAAAAATGAGTTAAGGTATAAATTTTACCGTGGGAATTCCGGACGTGATGATTATTTAGAAGAGACGTGGGGAGAAGATCGTATGTTAGATCTACCGAAAAAAGAATCACAATAA
- a CDS encoding isochorismatase family cysteine hydrolase, producing MSQQTALLIIDMINKMDFDGGENLLENTKAITANLQKLKSVVKQKEMPVIYVNDNFGLWQDNKTELIKECKKGLGEPVINEILPEEDDYFIIKPKHSAFFGTQLGILLEQLRVSNLILTGVAGDICVLFTANDAYMRGFDLWVPRDCVASEQREDNQNALKIIERSLSAKTIKSYDANFDTVFKD from the coding sequence ATGTCGCAACAAACCGCACTGTTGATTATTGATATGATTAATAAAATGGATTTCGATGGAGGAGAGAACCTTCTTGAAAATACAAAAGCCATAACGGCTAATCTGCAAAAGTTGAAGTCTGTGGTCAAACAAAAAGAGATGCCTGTTATTTATGTCAATGATAATTTCGGTTTATGGCAGGATAACAAGACAGAGCTAATCAAAGAGTGTAAGAAGGGCCTGGGGGAGCCTGTAATTAACGAAATACTCCCTGAAGAAGATGATTATTTTATCATTAAACCAAAGCACTCCGCGTTCTTTGGTACACAGCTTGGCATCCTTTTAGAGCAGTTGAGGGTGTCCAATCTGATCTTAACTGGGGTAGCGGGTGATATTTGTGTTTTATTCACGGCCAATGATGCTTATATGCGTGGATTTGATCTATGGGTGCCAAGGGATTGTGTGGCCTCAGAACAGAGAGAAGATAATCAGAACGCATTAAAGATTATAGAGCGATCACTTTCCGCAAAGACCATCAAGAGTTACGATGCCAATTTTGATACCGTTTTTAAAGATTGA
- a CDS encoding NADH:flavin oxidoreductase has translation MKEEYKALFEKLAVNQLQLNNRYVVAPMTRISAENNGIANETMKAYYERYAKGGFGTIITEGVYPDEEYSQGYHNQPGLANVNQMKSWKPIVEGVHKHGAAFIAQLMHAGSQSQGNIHANDTIAPSAVPPQGDMVPLYGGEGPYPTPIEMTHANMEQVKQGFVTAAINAREAGFDGVEIHGANGYLLDEFLTDYMNLREDQYGGATGNRVRFLTEIIIEVRKAVGREFIVGIRISQGKVSDGEHRWALGESDAKTIFSSLDSTPLDYIHVTDADGTKPSFGEGSKSIAAAAKQYSRLPIMANGQLQDPAIANSLLQEDQADLISLATSALQNPDLPNRVKQDAEVVPFDFKSIMLPKAYIKEHELKMEIM, from the coding sequence ATGAAGGAAGAATATAAAGCGCTATTTGAAAAATTAGCGGTCAACCAATTACAGCTTAACAATCGATATGTAGTTGCACCTATGACGAGAATTAGTGCTGAAAATAACGGAATAGCCAATGAAACAATGAAAGCCTATTATGAACGCTATGCGAAGGGCGGCTTTGGGACAATCATTACAGAAGGGGTTTACCCGGATGAAGAATATTCACAAGGGTATCACAACCAACCTGGTCTCGCGAACGTTAACCAAATGAAATCTTGGAAGCCGATCGTAGAAGGCGTACACAAACATGGGGCTGCTTTTATAGCACAGCTTATGCATGCCGGCTCCCAATCTCAAGGCAACATTCATGCGAACGATACCATCGCTCCATCTGCCGTACCTCCACAGGGTGATATGGTTCCCCTCTACGGCGGGGAAGGCCCCTATCCGACTCCTATTGAAATGACCCACGCGAACATGGAACAAGTGAAACAAGGGTTTGTTACGGCTGCTATCAATGCTAGGGAAGCAGGCTTTGATGGCGTAGAGATCCACGGGGCGAACGGTTACTTGCTAGATGAATTTCTTACCGATTATATGAACCTGCGTGAAGATCAATACGGAGGGGCTACAGGAAATCGAGTACGCTTTCTAACAGAGATCATTATTGAAGTTAGAAAAGCAGTCGGAAGAGAATTTATTGTTGGCATCCGAATATCACAAGGGAAGGTCTCAGATGGCGAACATCGCTGGGCTCTTGGAGAAAGTGATGCCAAGACAATATTTTCGAGTCTGGATAGTACCCCGCTTGATTATATTCATGTTACTGATGCTGACGGAACTAAGCCAAGCTTTGGAGAAGGAAGTAAATCCATCGCTGCAGCAGCTAAACAATACAGTAGATTGCCAATCATGGCAAATGGTCAATTACAGGATCCAGCTATAGCAAACTCCTTATTGCAGGAAGATCAAGCAGATTTAATTAGTCTAGCTACAAGTGCTTTACAAAATCCAGATCTTCCTAATCGAGTGAAGCAGGACGCAGAAGTCGTCCCTTTCGATTTTAAATCGATTATGCTTCCGAAAGCTTATATTAAAGAACATGAATTAAAAATGGAGATCATGTAA
- the trpD gene encoding anthranilate phosphoribosyltransferase, translating into MKQQLTRIVEGDILTEEEAYAAMNQIMKGGVSTGQLMSMLSVMRHRGEAVEEMTGFVRAMRANMTKLDLEQTDIVDTCGTGGDSSSTFNISTAVSIILAALGVKVAKHGNRKVSSKSGSADVLESLGIPIDTTPEQGAKAISEKGMTFLFAPNYHQAMKHAVPARQELGFRTVFNLLGPMANPANAKRQLIGIYDTAYAEKMAETLNQLGSKHVLLATGRDGLDEITMTGVTDLVELKDGEIHRFTITPEELGLTRGKLEDIQISNSQQSADLIKQVIIGDAKESAMTIVTMNAAAGLYVAGKASDLTDGVKHVQDAIKSGSVQSYFASIQGEKENRQYA; encoded by the coding sequence ATGAAACAACAATTGACCAGAATCGTAGAGGGAGATATCTTAACAGAAGAAGAAGCTTATGCAGCAATGAACCAAATCATGAAAGGGGGAGTATCAACAGGTCAACTTATGAGTATGCTTTCTGTCATGCGTCATAGAGGAGAAGCCGTTGAGGAAATGACCGGCTTCGTTCGCGCGATGCGTGCGAATATGACGAAACTTGATTTAGAGCAAACTGACATCGTTGATACGTGTGGAACAGGGGGCGATAGTAGCTCAACCTTTAATATATCCACAGCCGTTTCTATTATATTAGCCGCACTGGGTGTGAAAGTCGCTAAGCACGGCAACCGTAAAGTATCCTCAAAAAGCGGTAGTGCTGATGTGCTGGAATCCTTAGGCATACCGATTGATACGACACCAGAACAAGGGGCCAAGGCGATTTCAGAAAAAGGGATGACCTTCTTGTTCGCCCCGAACTACCATCAGGCGATGAAGCACGCCGTGCCAGCACGGCAGGAACTAGGCTTTCGCACAGTATTTAATCTACTCGGCCCGATGGCTAATCCGGCGAACGCCAAGCGTCAGCTCATTGGCATTTATGATACGGCCTACGCTGAAAAGATGGCAGAAACGCTAAACCAGCTAGGCTCTAAGCACGTGTTACTGGCTACCGGTCGAGATGGTCTGGATGAGATTACCATGACAGGTGTTACAGACCTAGTTGAGCTAAAAGACGGTGAGATTCATAGGTTTACCATTACACCCGAAGAACTTGGCTTAACGAGAGGGAAGCTTGAGGATATTCAGATTTCCAACAGTCAACAAAGTGCCGATTTAATTAAGCAAGTCATCATAGGCGACGCCAAGGAGAGTGCCATGACAATCGTAACGATGAACGCTGCAGCAGGTCTGTATGTGGCAGGAAAAGCTTCTGACTTAACGGACGGCGTAAAACATGTCCAAGACGCGATTAAGAGTGGAAGCGTGCAATCATATTTCGCATCGATTCAGGGAGAAAAGGAGAATCGTCAGTATGCTTGA
- a CDS encoding DMT family transporter, with amino-acid sequence MSWIFLLLAGTGEMFGMLFLKLSDGFRKRIPTLLAIVSGGLSLYFLSLSLKELPIGTAYGIWTGIGSVGTVLLGILLFKEKASVQRLFFISCIIAGVVGLKLVS; translated from the coding sequence ATGTCTTGGATCTTTTTACTTCTTGCTGGCACAGGTGAAATGTTCGGTATGTTATTCCTCAAGCTTTCAGATGGATTTCGAAAACGAATCCCGACTTTGCTGGCCATTGTTTCAGGTGGATTAAGTTTATATTTCCTATCCTTATCTCTTAAAGAATTGCCTATTGGCACGGCATATGGAATCTGGACAGGAATAGGGTCTGTCGGAACAGTGCTGCTCGGTATTCTATTATTTAAGGAAAAAGCAAGCGTACAACGACTCTTTTTCATCAGTTGTATTATCGCTGGAGTTGTGGGTCTAAAGCTTGTTTCCTAA
- the nadE gene encoding NAD(+) synthase codes for MEQRVQHLVNWLQTKVKEAGAKGALVGVSGGIDSAVVANLIKRAFPDQSLGVILPINQRVEDQTDAVATVEQADLDYVGIELTDAYKETYSSIQKKLVEKGDWKEEKSQLGGANLQARMRMSTLYAVANNYGYLVIGTDNAAEDFTGYFTKFGDGGVDLVPLIHMRKEEVREMAAYLHVPDSVIRKKPSAELWEGQSDEEEMGISYQTIDAYLRGEDIPPEDEQRLGEIHERTEHKRQVPAGPPKYEKK; via the coding sequence ATGGAACAAAGAGTTCAACATCTTGTCAATTGGCTTCAAACAAAGGTTAAAGAAGCAGGAGCGAAAGGAGCTCTCGTTGGAGTAAGTGGCGGCATCGATTCTGCAGTCGTTGCTAATTTAATTAAACGTGCGTTTCCAGACCAATCACTTGGAGTGATTCTACCGATTAATCAGCGGGTGGAAGATCAAACGGATGCTGTAGCCACTGTGGAGCAAGCTGATCTTGATTATGTAGGTATAGAACTAACCGATGCTTATAAAGAAACCTATTCATCTATACAAAAAAAGCTAGTGGAGAAAGGGGATTGGAAAGAAGAAAAATCCCAATTAGGAGGTGCAAACCTTCAAGCACGAATGCGGATGAGTACACTGTACGCTGTTGCTAACAATTATGGTTACTTAGTAATAGGAACAGACAATGCCGCTGAAGATTTTACCGGTTATTTCACAAAATTTGGAGACGGTGGAGTAGATCTTGTTCCCCTTATTCATATGAGAAAAGAAGAGGTGCGGGAAATGGCCGCGTACTTACATGTGCCAGACTCTGTGATTAGGAAAAAACCAAGCGCTGAACTTTGGGAAGGCCAGTCTGATGAAGAAGAGATGGGCATTTCCTATCAAACGATTGATGCCTACCTGCGAGGAGAAGATATTCCTCCCGAAGATGAACAGCGTCTCGGCGAGATTCATGAACGGACAGAACACAAAAGGCAAGTTCCAGCCGGGCCTCCTAAATATGAAAAAAAGTGA
- the trpE gene encoding anthranilate synthase component I, with the protein MSTTTMESFLASAKEYHTIPITQTFYTDTLTPIHMFHALKDEAVYMLESQDPESPWSNYSFIGLDPMIEIQQSDDQFIIHDFHTGEKGSRSSLKAAFEDTVEALHVKPAEVPLPFRGGAVGYMAYDAISDYEPIPEAISDDISLSNYHLLFCQTLIAYHHKTKETTILTYARLDDETDAAQTFNLAKEKLQNVGQSLKEKSFLPDLMLADEDEDGQSPLIELTSNYDKPTFKKDVEKIKEYIRAGDIFQAVLSQRFEAITNRSGFELYRVLRKVNPSPYMFYLHFQDVEVIGSSPERLLQVQARELEIHPIAGTRKRGATQEEDDALAEELLADEKEQAEHRMLVDLARNDIGRVSEYGTVNVHDYMTIGRFSKVMHIISKVTGQLKEEISPIDALISAFPAGTLSGAPKVRAMQILRELEPTPRHLYGGGIVYLGFDGNIDSCITIRTMTLVNGKVYVQAGAGIVADSDPEAEYQETLNKASALKSTIELAQQLFEQSREGAETK; encoded by the coding sequence ATGAGTACGACCACAATGGAATCGTTCCTTGCAAGTGCAAAGGAATACCACACAATTCCAATTACCCAAACCTTCTATACTGACACATTAACACCGATTCACATGTTTCATGCTTTGAAAGACGAAGCGGTTTATATGCTTGAGAGCCAAGACCCTGAATCACCATGGTCTAATTACTCATTTATTGGTTTAGATCCGATGATTGAGATTCAACAAAGTGATGATCAATTTATCATCCATGATTTTCACACAGGTGAAAAAGGGAGCAGATCTTCCTTGAAGGCAGCTTTTGAAGACACTGTGGAAGCTCTTCATGTGAAACCTGCGGAAGTTCCTTTACCATTTAGGGGAGGCGCCGTCGGGTATATGGCGTATGACGCGATTTCCGATTATGAGCCGATTCCTGAAGCCATTAGCGACGATATAAGTCTCTCAAATTATCATCTGTTATTTTGTCAGACCCTCATCGCTTATCACCATAAAACAAAGGAAACGACGATCTTAACGTATGCAAGGCTTGATGATGAAACAGATGCTGCCCAGACCTTTAATTTGGCAAAAGAAAAACTGCAAAATGTTGGACAGTCATTAAAGGAAAAAAGCTTCTTACCCGATTTAATGCTGGCAGATGAAGACGAGGATGGACAGTCACCATTGATTGAATTAACAAGTAATTATGATAAACCGACCTTTAAGAAGGATGTAGAAAAAATTAAAGAGTACATTCGAGCAGGCGATATCTTTCAAGCTGTTTTATCACAACGTTTTGAGGCAATAACAAATAGAAGCGGTTTTGAACTTTATCGGGTCTTGAGAAAAGTAAACCCTTCTCCATATATGTTTTATCTACACTTTCAAGATGTTGAAGTGATTGGCAGCTCACCGGAACGCTTGTTACAAGTTCAGGCTCGTGAGCTTGAGATCCATCCGATTGCCGGCACAAGAAAACGCGGTGCTACACAAGAAGAGGATGATGCTCTTGCTGAAGAGTTGCTTGCTGATGAGAAAGAGCAAGCCGAGCACCGCATGCTGGTTGATTTAGCTAGAAACGATATCGGGCGGGTATCTGAATATGGAACCGTAAACGTCCATGATTATATGACGATCGGACGCTTCTCAAAGGTTATGCACATTATTAGTAAAGTGACAGGCCAGCTAAAAGAAGAGATTTCACCGATTGATGCCCTGATATCAGCTTTTCCAGCTGGTACGTTATCAGGAGCACCAAAGGTTCGGGCCATGCAAATCCTAAGGGAATTAGAACCAACCCCACGTCATCTTTACGGCGGGGGAATTGTGTACTTAGGATTTGACGGCAATATTGACTCGTGTATCACAATCCGAACGATGACACTCGTAAATGGGAAAGTGTATGTTCAAGCAGGTGCCGGCATTGTAGCCGATTCGGATCCAGAGGCTGAATATCAAGAAACATTGAACAAAGCAAGTGCCCTAAAAAGTACGATAGAGTTAGCCCAGCAGTTATTTGAGCAGAGTAGAGAAGGAGCTGAGACAAAATGA
- a CDS encoding endonuclease MutS2 yields MNTKSYQSLEFKEILEETAGYALTNEGREEILAIVPSRSKRLISHLHLEIEEAKVILAGSGNVPIHSLSDVTYMIEQAKKGMFIRADQFARLVSFLNHCTKLKRFMNGKEMIAPTISLYAWSIADLTLLEEEIHRIIRHGQVDDYASSHLAKIRKQKTAKYTKLKEKIDQMTKSAKYKPLMQEKMVVEKGGRYTLPIKRESRNKVKGTVIDESSSGATIFIEPDEITVQQEELQMLKLSEEQEVEQILYVLTNEVVAYEQELSVAIDTMHKYDVIFAKAKYSKQVNGNSVVLNDESVIDLKAARHPLLGEQAIPLTITLDGEIQSLLITGPNTGGKTVTLKTVGLLSLMAQSGLHIPAAKGSSLPLFQHILVDIGDGQNIQENLSTFSSRLVNIIEVIKQANDHTLVLLDELGSGTDPGEGMGLATAILDQLADKGSTILATTHYSEMKEYANTKQGFLNAAMEFDVGTLKPTYKLTLGASGKSQAFDIALKLGLHPQIIEKAYAITYKKATHFHVDEAKLGKMEYMQQIAVNRYGQRQAKSQEKNDDKASQFQMGDNVTVQATGETAIVYKGPDKKGNYIVQIKGEKQTINHKRLKLHIPASELYPDDYDFDIIFKSKEYRKIKHQMGRKHIEGLSLDEEE; encoded by the coding sequence TTGAATACTAAATCATATCAGAGTTTAGAGTTTAAGGAAATTTTAGAAGAAACAGCTGGTTATGCACTAACGAACGAAGGCAGGGAGGAAATTTTAGCCATTGTCCCGTCACGAAGTAAAAGGTTGATTAGCCATTTGCATCTTGAAATTGAAGAGGCAAAAGTGATTTTGGCTGGCAGCGGGAATGTTCCTATTCATTCATTAAGTGATGTCACTTATATGATCGAACAAGCGAAGAAGGGTATGTTTATTCGAGCTGATCAGTTCGCTCGCCTCGTATCGTTTCTCAATCATTGTACAAAATTGAAGCGGTTTATGAATGGGAAGGAAATGATCGCACCTACCATTAGCTTATACGCCTGGTCGATTGCCGATTTAACGTTACTTGAGGAGGAGATTCATCGCATAATCCGTCATGGCCAGGTGGATGATTACGCCTCTAGCCATCTTGCTAAAATTAGAAAACAGAAAACAGCCAAATATACGAAGCTAAAAGAGAAAATTGACCAAATGACTAAATCTGCTAAATACAAGCCGCTTATGCAAGAAAAAATGGTCGTTGAAAAGGGTGGTAGATATACGCTTCCTATTAAAAGGGAGAGTCGGAACAAAGTAAAGGGGACGGTCATTGACGAGTCCTCTTCAGGGGCAACTATCTTCATTGAGCCAGATGAGATCACTGTTCAGCAAGAAGAACTTCAGATGCTGAAGCTAAGTGAAGAACAGGAGGTCGAGCAAATCCTTTACGTACTCACAAACGAAGTGGTTGCTTATGAACAAGAGTTATCAGTGGCGATTGATACCATGCATAAATATGATGTTATTTTTGCAAAAGCAAAATATAGTAAACAGGTTAACGGGAATTCTGTCGTTTTAAATGATGAGAGTGTGATAGATTTAAAGGCAGCCAGGCACCCTCTATTAGGAGAACAGGCTATTCCGTTAACGATCACTTTGGATGGTGAGATTCAAAGCCTGTTGATTACTGGTCCGAATACCGGCGGGAAAACAGTTACACTTAAAACAGTGGGTCTGCTGTCGTTAATGGCACAATCGGGTTTGCACATCCCCGCAGCTAAAGGGAGCTCACTTCCCCTTTTTCAACACATTCTCGTTGATATCGGCGACGGCCAGAACATTCAGGAAAATTTAAGCACGTTTAGCTCACGACTTGTGAATATCATAGAAGTGATCAAGCAGGCCAATGATCACACCCTTGTGCTGCTAGATGAGTTGGGATCTGGAACCGACCCCGGAGAAGGGATGGGCTTGGCTACCGCTATCCTGGATCAACTGGCAGATAAAGGTTCAACCATCTTAGCTACAACACACTACAGTGAAATGAAGGAGTATGCCAACACGAAGCAAGGATTCTTAAATGCAGCGATGGAATTTGATGTTGGAACTTTAAAACCAACTTATAAACTCACTTTAGGTGCAAGTGGGAAAAGCCAGGCATTTGATATTGCCCTTAAGCTAGGACTCCACCCTCAGATTATTGAGAAAGCTTACGCGATTACCTATAAAAAAGCTACCCATTTTCACGTGGATGAGGCAAAGCTTGGGAAGATGGAGTACATGCAGCAAATTGCTGTCAATCGATATGGTCAGCGTCAGGCAAAGTCACAAGAAAAGAATGACGACAAAGCCAGTCAATTTCAAATGGGTGACAATGTAACTGTGCAAGCGACGGGAGAAACAGCGATTGTTTACAAAGGACCAGATAAAAAGGGGAACTATATTGTCCAAATTAAAGGGGAGAAGCAAACGATTAACCATAAGCGGCTAAAGCTGCACATTCCGGCCAGTGAACTTTACCCAGATGACTATGACTTTGATATTATTTTTAAATCAAAGGAATACCGGAAAATCAAACATCAAATGGGAAGAAAGCATATAGAAGGATTAAGCTTAGATGAAGAGGAATAA
- a CDS encoding DMT family transporter, translating to MAWIYLFIGALFEIGWAVGLKMSEGFTRPVITGLTLLSIFISFFLFTKALKMIDIGTGYAIFTGIGAAGTAVIGMAFLGDIKSAGKVFFIAVLIFGIIGLKMSDTPKVENLTEEGL from the coding sequence ATGGCCTGGATCTATTTATTCATAGGGGCCCTGTTCGAAATTGGCTGGGCCGTTGGGCTGAAAATGTCAGAAGGCTTTACAAGACCTGTTATTACTGGTCTTACACTATTATCAATATTCATTAGCTTCTTTTTATTTACAAAAGCATTAAAAATGATCGACATCGGCACAGGATACGCTATCTTCACAGGAATTGGCGCAGCTGGTACAGCCGTAATCGGAATGGCATTTCTTGGCGATATCAAAAGCGCCGGAAAGGTCTTTTTTATTGCCGTTTTAATCTTTGGGATTATCGGATTGAAAATGTCGGATACGCCAAAGGTGGAAAATCTTACTGAGGAGGGGTTATAA
- the trpC gene encoding indole-3-glycerol phosphate synthase TrpC, translating into MLETILAIKKQEIETIYLPEQAEVTKQSFYQSLKQSPYTAGLIAEVKKASPSKGIIRDDFNHVMVGKQYADAGVQAISVLTDQHFFQGHRDFLTDIKKFVDVPVMRKDFIIDPVQVAESQLIGADAILLIGEAMEASKLHELYLQAYEAGLEVLVEVHSEETLEGVLNQFTPEIVGINNRNLHTFETSLEQTKRMAELVPKESLLVSESGIFTHDDIQQVAGYGAEAVLVGESLMSQDNIKQAVGKLMNGVNV; encoded by the coding sequence ATGCTTGAAACCATTTTAGCTATCAAAAAACAAGAAATTGAAACAATATACTTGCCAGAGCAAGCGGAAGTAACCAAGCAATCATTCTATCAATCTTTGAAACAATCCCCTTATACTGCAGGATTAATTGCTGAGGTGAAGAAGGCATCCCCTTCGAAAGGAATTATTCGTGATGATTTTAATCATGTGATGGTGGGAAAACAATACGCTGATGCTGGGGTGCAGGCGATTTCTGTACTTACCGATCAGCATTTCTTCCAGGGACATCGTGATTTTTTAACTGATATTAAAAAATTTGTGGATGTACCGGTGATGAGGAAGGATTTCATTATCGATCCAGTTCAAGTGGCTGAGAGTCAGTTAATTGGTGCCGATGCCATTTTGTTAATTGGAGAAGCGATGGAAGCGAGCAAATTACATGAACTTTATTTGCAAGCATATGAAGCGGGGCTTGAAGTGCTTGTTGAAGTGCATAGTGAGGAGACGCTGGAGGGAGTGTTGAACCAGTTTACACCAGAGATTGTCGGGATTAATAATCGTAATTTGCACACTTTCGAAACATCACTTGAGCAAACGAAGCGGATGGCGGAGCTTGTTCCAAAAGAGTCGCTGCTCGTTTCTGAAAGTGGGATATTCACACACGATGATATTCAGCAGGTTGCAGGTTATGGAGCAGAGGCAGTATTAGTGGGGGAATCCCTCATGAGTCAGGACAATATTAAACAGGCTGTTGGAAAGCTGATGAATGGGGTGAATGTGTGA
- a CDS encoding TetR/AcrR family transcriptional regulator — MSKQKIIDVSLECFAYHGYENTSLTNIASKVGIKKPSLYNHFSSKEEIFLEVLKEVAVKESEHFKDFNRQTGDQPIKQRLEKVYHFYVDHMANSTEGTFFKRFTFFPPEDFSDEIKQVFLQVEEQANDIIRPIFKQGMEEGTLRHLPIDETLSAFYTLIDGLFLEENFYDKDTLAKREQASFKIFWLGVQKSSEED; from the coding sequence ATGTCTAAACAAAAAATTATAGATGTCAGTCTTGAGTGTTTTGCTTATCATGGCTATGAAAATACGAGTCTTACAAATATTGCTTCCAAAGTAGGAATCAAGAAACCTTCTCTTTACAATCACTTTTCCAGTAAGGAAGAAATTTTTCTTGAAGTATTAAAGGAAGTAGCTGTGAAAGAATCCGAGCACTTCAAAGACTTCAACAGACAAACAGGGGATCAACCCATTAAGCAGCGACTTGAGAAAGTTTATCATTTCTATGTTGACCACATGGCAAACTCAACCGAAGGCACGTTTTTTAAGCGTTTTACTTTCTTTCCGCCTGAAGACTTCTCTGATGAAATTAAACAAGTATTTCTTCAAGTAGAAGAGCAGGCGAATGATATTATCCGTCCTATTTTCAAGCAGGGAATGGAGGAAGGCACGTTGCGTCATCTTCCTATTGATGAAACACTATCCGCCTTCTACACGCTGATCGACGGACTATTTTTGGAAGAAAACTTTTACGATAAAGATACACTGGCTAAGCGAGAGCAAGCCAGCTTTAAAATCTTTTGGCTTGGGGTACAAAAATCAAGCGAGGAGGATTAA